Genomic segment of Synechococcus sp. A15-28:
AATTCCGCACCCGAGTGCATGGCAACGGCAATCTGCTGATCGGTCACGCCTACACCAAGCGTCTGGGCCTGGAACCTGGACAGGAATTCCGGATCGAACTGAACCGCGACTCCAGGTCCATCTGCCTGCTCCCACTGAACGACGAGACGACGGAAAGGACTGGCGATCAGGTCCAGCCGTTCTCAGAAAGCCAGTCCTCCGAAATGGCCGGTGTGGAGTGATGGTTGTCCTGACCATCGGCCACAAGGAGCCGTTCTGCGTAACGCGCTAATTGATCAGCCTCCAGGTTCACGTGGTCTCCCACGACCAGTCTGCTCAAGGTGGTAACGCTCCAAGTGTGGGGAATCACCGCCAGTTCAAAGGTCACGCCATCATCTGAACACGAAGCCACGGTGAGGCTGATGCCGTCGACCGCGATGCTGGCTTTTTCGCAGACATAGCGCCCGAAGCGTGGCTCGTTCCAGCGCAGCCCCAGCTGCCAGGACTGGGGACGTTCCACAACATCAATCACCTCACCGACCGCATCGATGTGACCGCTGACCAGATGTCCGCCAAGGCGATCACTGAGCCGCAGGGCAGGCTCCAGGTTCA
This window contains:
- a CDS encoding AbrB family transcriptional regulator — encoded protein: MLVGKELLDKARSLSNRPEDDIARGCGYVGPSGRLLKKSFYRALVEAKAEAQGWQLPRSTTSGGGSGSRGRQAEFRTRVHGNGNLLIGHAYTKRLGLEPGQEFRIELNRDSRSICLLPLNDETTERTGDQVQPFSESQSSEMAGVE
- a CDS encoding riboflavin synthase translates to MFTGLVQAVGRIQRRGKGLLVEGCEPFGPLSLGDSVAVDGVCLTVAECVGEGFRADVSEETLQRTTLGRKAEQGGVVNLEPALRLSDRLGGHLVSGHIDAVGEVIDVVERPQSWQLGLRWNEPRFGRYVCEKASIAVDGISLTVASCSDDGVTFELAVIPHTWSVTTLSRLVVGDHVNLEADQLARYAERLLVADGQDNHHSTPAISEDWLSENGWT